The proteins below come from a single Chryseobacterium nepalense genomic window:
- a CDS encoding NAD(P)/FAD-dependent oxidoreductase gives MENVDYIIVGDGYASLFFAHQLIKNNKSFVVFSEEKTSASRVSAGIINPVVLKKFTTFWKAQEQIDFLKETLNEIEKYTGQNYLIDAPIHRIFHDENEQQLWLKKSSNDNLFHFLDKNFTHLEVVKNDFNSGKVNQSARLDVKGFFTGLFDFLLKREQLIKEKFIYSDLNIADHTYKNISYKQILFCEGMAVKDNPFFSDIPVVPNKGHHIKVKLSRALPENNTIKKKHFLFPIDDEKYFYGGTYDREQLHHEIDSSAVKQLENGLKEFYPHDFSIEEVHFGFRPTVKDRRPIIGRHHLHYDMYVFNGLGARGILNGCYFSRSLYDYIENKIPLHEEIAFERFT, from the coding sequence ATGGAAAATGTAGACTATATTATTGTGGGAGATGGTTATGCTTCGCTTTTCTTTGCCCATCAGCTTATAAAAAATAATAAATCATTTGTTGTATTCTCGGAAGAAAAAACGAGTGCCTCCCGTGTTTCCGCGGGTATCATCAATCCGGTAGTTTTAAAAAAGTTTACTACGTTTTGGAAAGCTCAGGAACAAATTGATTTTTTGAAGGAAACTTTAAACGAAATTGAAAAATATACCGGTCAGAATTATTTAATCGATGCACCAATTCACAGAATTTTTCATGATGAGAATGAGCAACAACTTTGGCTTAAAAAATCATCAAACGATAATCTTTTTCATTTTTTAGATAAAAATTTCACTCATTTAGAAGTGGTAAAAAATGATTTTAATTCAGGAAAGGTGAATCAGTCTGCCAGGTTGGATGTTAAAGGATTTTTCACGGGTTTATTTGATTTTTTACTAAAACGTGAGCAACTTATCAAAGAAAAGTTTATATACTCTGATCTTAACATTGCAGATCATACTTATAAAAATATCAGCTATAAACAGATCTTATTCTGCGAAGGCATGGCTGTAAAAGACAATCCTTTCTTTTCGGATATTCCTGTTGTTCCCAACAAAGGTCACCATATTAAAGTTAAACTTTCCAGGGCTTTACCTGAAAATAATACCATTAAGAAAAAGCATTTCCTTTTTCCAATTGATGATGAAAAGTATTTCTATGGCGGAACATATGACAGGGAACAGCTTCATCATGAGATAGATTCTTCTGCTGTTAAACAGCTTGAAAACGGGTTAAAGGAATTTTATCCTCACGATTTTAGTATTGAAGAAGTACATTTCGGATTCAGGCCCACCGTAAAAGACAGAAGACCGATTATCGGGAGACATCATCTACATTATGATATGTATGTTTTTAATGGTCTTGGCGCAAGAGGAATTCTTAATGGGTGCTATTTTTCCAGGAGTTTATATGATTATATTGAAAATAAAATCCCTCTTCATGAAGAAATTGCTTTTGAAAGATTTACATAA
- a CDS encoding SemiSWEET transporter, with translation MNENILGIVAGILTSVSMIPQLVKVLKQKNAEDLSWTMILVLISGLSLWVWYGFIKDELPIILSNAFAVVVNIILLICCMIYKKKK, from the coding sequence ATGAACGAAAATATTCTGGGGATTGTAGCGGGAATTTTAACATCAGTATCCATGATTCCGCAATTAGTGAAAGTATTAAAGCAGAAAAATGCTGAAGATCTGTCATGGACTATGATTTTAGTCCTGATTTCCGGACTTTCTTTATGGGTTTGGTACGGATTTATAAAAGATGAGCTCCCGATCATACTTTCCAATGCTTTCGCAGTCGTTGTCAACATTATTTTGCTAATATGCTGTATGATTTACAAGAAAAAAAAATAA
- the gldK gene encoding gliding motility lipoprotein GldK, translating to MKRIFLLLLSASVASVSCSGGGTSSVGKPGTKGELIPREKTKSFVAERPYGMVAIPAGSFVAGLTDQDFTDSPEKAQAKTVTVSSFFMDEAETTNAEYRVFINYVRDSIARTLLAEAAGEGGEGKGRGTSIGDYAYLAQKEENLTPYQEYLEAQGGGDESTFDPTKKIDWKVPLHWNTSKYPDVEYAEVLESMYLPASSRVGNERILDVSKLKYTYRWGDMDVAMAEKERGVNYLRSESIAIYPDTTVWVKDFHFAYNEPLFEQYFWHKAYKDYPVVGVTWDQARAYCNFRSKLKSDYNESLKRRKQRPLQFRLPTEIEWEYAARGGMQNATYPWGGPYLMDDRGCYLANFKPKRGDYMEDNKKGTYTYTAPVKKFKKNGYGLYDMAGNVSEWTLSAYNNSSYGFSSTLNPSTKDLTDTKKSVRGGSWKDVGYMLMNGTRDWERKDSARSYIGFRTVQDIPEAAVKPRKINR from the coding sequence ATGAAAAGGATATTTCTTTTATTATTGTCTGCGTCAGTAGCGTCGGTATCTTGTTCAGGTGGTGGTACTTCTTCTGTGGGGAAACCAGGAACAAAAGGAGAGTTGATACCAAGAGAAAAAACAAAATCATTTGTTGCGGAAAGACCATACGGCATGGTTGCAATTCCTGCAGGATCGTTTGTTGCGGGGCTAACTGATCAGGATTTTACAGACAGTCCTGAAAAAGCTCAGGCAAAAACAGTTACTGTTTCTTCTTTCTTCATGGATGAAGCAGAAACTACCAATGCTGAGTATAGAGTATTTATCAACTATGTAAGAGATTCTATCGCAAGAACACTACTTGCTGAAGCTGCCGGAGAAGGTGGTGAAGGTAAAGGAAGAGGAACAAGCATAGGAGATTATGCATACCTTGCTCAAAAAGAAGAAAATTTAACACCATATCAGGAATATTTAGAAGCACAGGGAGGCGGAGACGAAAGTACTTTTGATCCTACCAAAAAAATCGACTGGAAAGTTCCATTGCATTGGAATACGTCCAAATATCCGGACGTAGAATATGCAGAGGTTCTTGAATCAATGTATTTGCCTGCTTCTTCAAGAGTTGGTAATGAAAGAATCCTTGATGTTAGTAAACTTAAATATACTTACAGATGGGGGGACATGGATGTTGCTATGGCTGAAAAAGAAAGAGGTGTAAACTACCTTAGAAGTGAAAGCATCGCCATCTATCCTGATACAACCGTTTGGGTAAAAGATTTCCATTTTGCTTATAACGAACCATTGTTCGAACAGTATTTCTGGCACAAAGCTTACAAAGATTATCCTGTAGTTGGAGTTACCTGGGATCAGGCAAGAGCTTACTGTAACTTCAGATCCAAATTGAAATCCGATTATAACGAAAGTTTAAAAAGAAGAAAACAAAGACCATTGCAGTTCAGACTTCCAACGGAAATCGAATGGGAATATGCTGCAAGAGGCGGAATGCAAAATGCTACTTATCCTTGGGGTGGTCCTTACTTAATGGATGACAGAGGTTGCTACCTGGCAAACTTCAAACCTAAGAGAGGAGATTACATGGAAGACAACAAAAAAGGTACTTATACATATACTGCTCCTGTAAAGAAATTTAAGAAAAACGGTTATGGATTATATGATATGGCTGGAAACGTTTCTGAATGGACATTATCTGCTTACAACAACTCTTCATACGGGTTCTCATCTACTTTAAACCCTTCTACAAAAGATTTAACTGACACGAAAAAATCAGTAAGAGGTGGTTCTTGGAAAGATGTTGGATATATGTTGATGAACGGTACAAGAGACTGGGAGAGAAAAGATTCAGCAAGAAGCTATATCGGATTCAGAACCGTACAGGATATTCCTGAAGCTGCTGTTAAGCCAAGAAAAATTAACAGATAA
- the gldL gene encoding gliding motility protein GldL has product MFKTKDAWMNFFYSFGAAIVILGAWLKITHINIGPITGNVALTVGLITEAIIFIIFAFDPPKTEESYAWENVYPELLDKHANPNPLHSNVSAKNTIDHFAELENSLSGKLDKMLQDAKLDVQLFERLRTGIDKFSSSVDQINQTVDVSASTHKYNEQLNKAAQHMESMNALYAMQLENGQRQSDFAKKYVEDMQKSAEHSEKFNQELQGLTANLNNLNRVYGGMLTAMKS; this is encoded by the coding sequence ATGTTTAAGACTAAAGATGCTTGGATGAATTTCTTCTATTCATTCGGTGCTGCAATTGTAATTCTTGGAGCTTGGCTTAAAATTACTCACATCAACATTGGACCTATCACAGGTAACGTTGCTCTTACAGTGGGACTTATTACAGAAGCGATCATCTTCATTATCTTCGCTTTCGACCCGCCAAAAACTGAAGAATCTTATGCTTGGGAAAACGTATATCCGGAATTATTAGATAAACATGCAAATCCAAATCCTTTGCACTCTAATGTATCAGCTAAAAATACAATCGATCATTTTGCTGAACTTGAAAATTCTCTTTCAGGAAAATTAGATAAAATGCTTCAGGATGCTAAATTGGATGTTCAGCTATTCGAAAGATTAAGAACAGGAATCGATAAATTTTCAAGTTCTGTAGATCAGATCAATCAAACGGTAGATGTTTCTGCTTCTACACATAAATATAACGAACAATTAAATAAAGCTGCTCAGCACATGGAGAGCATGAATGCACTTTATGCAATGCAGTTGGAAAACGGACAAAGACAGTCTGATTTTGCTAAAAAATATGTAGAAGATATGCAGAAGTCTGCTGAGCACTCAGAAAAATTCAACCAAGAATTGCAAGGTTTAACAGCTAACTTAAATAACTTAAACAGAGTTTATGGTGGTATGCTAACTGCTATGAAGTCATAA
- the gldN gene encoding gliding motility protein GldN, with amino-acid sequence MKKYISSFLVLVSGFAFSQTILNASSPEEFRKMRAENKMKVGDTVIDKKVKPLEYGFVDEKDILKSMFVWEVIDMNDKINQPFYYNNPDGLLSSETKSLYKLLLDGALNGDIKEVYDDENFVQRLTPEQIKSRLVDVRVDDEAINILNSGRQLTEQEKKELTDVYETTTEKVKVLKVFGMWFIDKRDGQLKYRPLGIAAMGPDPKLIGRTTPDGQPLPGADELIDLFWVYYPNAREILANNYVYNRKNTSADLSFDDLINARRFSSVIFKSSTGLGDGVIKDYIPRDADEQLEESDRIKSQILQMENDMWNY; translated from the coding sequence ATGAAAAAATATATTAGCAGTTTTTTAGTATTAGTTTCGGGATTCGCTTTTTCCCAGACTATCCTGAACGCTTCTTCTCCTGAAGAATTCAGAAAAATGAGAGCTGAGAACAAAATGAAAGTTGGAGATACTGTTATCGACAAAAAAGTAAAACCTCTGGAATATGGGTTTGTTGATGAGAAGGATATCCTAAAAAGCATGTTTGTTTGGGAGGTAATTGATATGAATGATAAAATCAATCAGCCTTTCTATTATAACAATCCTGATGGATTACTGTCTTCAGAAACAAAATCTTTGTATAAGCTTTTACTTGATGGTGCTTTAAATGGTGACATCAAAGAAGTTTATGATGATGAAAACTTTGTACAAAGACTTACTCCTGAACAGATCAAGTCAAGACTTGTTGACGTAAGAGTAGATGATGAAGCTATTAATATCTTAAACAGTGGACGTCAGCTTACAGAACAGGAGAAAAAAGAACTTACTGATGTTTATGAAACAACAACAGAGAAAGTTAAAGTTTTAAAAGTATTCGGAATGTGGTTCATCGATAAGAGAGACGGACAATTAAAGTACAGACCTCTTGGAATTGCTGCAATGGGGCCAGATCCAAAATTGATAGGTAGAACTACGCCGGATGGACAGCCTTTGCCTGGAGCTGATGAATTAATCGATCTTTTCTGGGTATATTATCCTAATGCAAGAGAAATTTTGGCTAACAATTATGTTTATAACAGAAAAAATACTTCTGCAGATCTTTCTTTCGATGATTTGATCAATGCAAGAAGATTCTCTTCTGTGATCTTCAAATCTTCAACAGGACTTGGTGATGGAGTTATTAAAGACTATATCCCAAGAGATGCTGATGAGCAATTAGAAGAAAGTGACAGAATCAAGTCACAAATCCTGCAAATGGAAAATGATATGTGGAATTACTAA
- the glmS gene encoding glutamine--fructose-6-phosphate transaminase (isomerizing) produces the protein MCGIVGYTGFQDAYDIVINGLRRLEYRGYDSAGIVLEDGNNKLEVEKTKGKVEDLVNISGQLKGKAKIGMGHTRWATHGVPSDRNSHPHLSNNGKLAIIHNGIIENYDTIKTMLTEKGFSFKSETDTEVLVNLIQYFMDLNNETDFPTAVRYALNEVYGAYAITVMHEDYPGVLVVGRLGSPLAIGIGDKEYFIASDASPFVEFTKEAIYLEEGHMATISLENGVDIRTITENSKIIPEIQKLKLSLEQIEKSGYEHFMLKEIFEQPKSVHDTMRGRLLVDEGVIKMAGIWDHIEKFKNANRIIIIACGTSWHAGLIGEYLIEEYARIPVEVEYASEFRYRNPIITDKDVVIAISQSGETADTMAALKLAKEKGAFIYGICNVVDSSIARITDAGSYTHAGPEIGVASTKAFTAQLTILSLIALKLGKHNGNLGNADFMSLTAELDAIPKKIEDVLSSTHELVQNIAKDFVNATNFLYLGRGYNYPAALEGALKLKEISYIHAEGYPAAEMKHGPIALIDENMPIVIIAPKKGHYDKIVSNVQEIKARKGKVIAVVNNGDTQVSEMSDYVIEIPETSECFSPIVASVPLQLLAYYIAVYRGANVDQPRNLAKSVTVE, from the coding sequence ATGTGCGGAATCGTTGGATACACAGGCTTTCAAGACGCTTACGATATAGTAATTAACGGTCTTAGAAGATTAGAATACAGAGGCTACGACAGTGCCGGAATCGTTTTAGAAGATGGGAATAACAAATTAGAGGTTGAAAAAACGAAAGGCAAAGTTGAGGATCTGGTGAATATTTCCGGCCAATTGAAAGGTAAAGCTAAAATCGGGATGGGACACACCCGCTGGGCAACTCACGGAGTACCAAGCGACAGAAACTCTCACCCTCATTTATCTAATAACGGGAAGCTAGCTATTATTCATAATGGAATCATTGAAAATTATGATACCATCAAAACAATGCTTACGGAAAAAGGATTCTCCTTCAAATCTGAAACAGATACCGAAGTTCTGGTTAATCTTATTCAGTATTTTATGGACCTTAACAATGAAACGGATTTTCCTACTGCTGTAAGATATGCATTAAATGAAGTTTACGGAGCATATGCTATTACCGTAATGCATGAAGATTATCCGGGAGTACTTGTTGTTGGAAGACTAGGGTCTCCGTTGGCAATAGGAATTGGCGATAAAGAATATTTTATAGCGTCTGACGCTTCTCCTTTTGTAGAATTTACAAAAGAAGCTATTTATCTTGAGGAAGGACACATGGCCACCATCTCATTGGAAAATGGTGTGGATATAAGAACAATTACTGAAAATTCTAAAATCATACCTGAAATCCAAAAACTTAAGTTAAGTCTCGAGCAGATTGAAAAAAGCGGATATGAGCATTTCATGTTAAAAGAAATCTTCGAACAGCCAAAATCCGTTCATGATACCATGAGAGGACGATTACTGGTGGATGAAGGTGTTATCAAAATGGCCGGAATCTGGGATCATATTGAGAAATTCAAAAATGCTAACAGAATTATTATCATTGCCTGCGGAACATCATGGCATGCAGGACTCATCGGAGAATATCTTATCGAAGAATATGCAAGAATTCCTGTTGAAGTAGAATACGCTTCTGAATTCAGATACAGAAACCCGATTATTACGGACAAAGACGTTGTTATCGCGATTTCCCAATCCGGAGAAACTGCAGACACCATGGCTGCCCTTAAACTCGCAAAAGAGAAAGGTGCATTTATTTACGGGATCTGTAATGTTGTAGATTCATCTATTGCAAGAATTACAGACGCAGGATCCTATACACACGCAGGCCCTGAAATCGGTGTAGCTTCTACAAAGGCATTTACGGCACAGCTTACAATTCTTAGCTTAATTGCATTAAAATTAGGTAAACACAATGGAAACTTAGGAAATGCTGATTTCATGAGCTTAACCGCTGAATTGGATGCTATCCCTAAAAAAATCGAAGATGTATTAAGTTCTACTCATGAGCTTGTGCAGAATATTGCTAAAGATTTTGTAAATGCAACAAACTTCCTTTATCTGGGAAGAGGATACAATTATCCGGCAGCCCTTGAGGGAGCTTTGAAGCTAAAAGAGATTTCCTATATTCATGCAGAAGGATACCCTGCAGCAGAAATGAAACACGGTCCTATTGCATTGATCGACGAAAATATGCCTATTGTAATTATCGCTCCTAAAAAAGGACATTATGACAAGATTGTAAGTAATGTTCAGGAAATTAAAGCAAGAAAAGGAAAGGTAATCGCTGTGGTAAATAATGGAGATACACAGGTAAGCGAAATGTCAGACTATGTTATTGAGATCCCTGAAACGTCAGAATGTTTCTCGCCAATCGTGGCATCAGTGCCTTTACAGCTGTTAGCGTACTATATTGCAGTGTATAGAGGAGCGAATGTAGACCAGCCGAGAAACCTCGCAAAATCTGTAACTGTGGAATAA
- a CDS encoding GldM family protein: protein MAQGKQTPRQKMINLMYLVFIAMMALNIDAEIIRSYYDSTVALKDTRLLTERKNEDIFEKTLEAKAQQVPDTYAQPWQQYQQLKQKINALVQHADQIKDKLKKESEFVEKDPKTGKLIDVSENFSALNNNEATTTYFFKDGDENSASKGAMELKAKIDDVRNYINATFGGNSQLKDLIERANKSLIAEYPKGQSPNNKTWLQNKFYHQPLIAALSNLEIIQNDARNVQSDALALLLQEKVDASIKFTSYEAIVSAPVDVVAGKPAEAVVMLGNYSNSNKINISGVGRQENGKGYATLNTSGIGPHTLSGNITLTDATGKAQSFPFTHTYNVIAGPQEVKLQKGLLLSADKMNVMYRNLDNPVSGSILGADNAKLSLSAPGATVKSTGPGKWDVRPGAGNILKITLSGTDPYGKSISQVFEYRIKNVPPPQGQIRGKNMLTLPASSVENQQLQAVIPDFDFPVSFNVTSFMVRVPGRASMQVQGNSLQGAAGMFRNLRPGDGVYIFDIKATATGLGNTIIPNISPVLINVQ, encoded by the coding sequence ATGGCACAAGGAAAACAGACACCTCGTCAGAAGATGATCAACCTGATGTATTTGGTGTTCATCGCGATGATGGCTCTAAATATTGATGCGGAAATCATTAGATCATATTATGACTCTACGGTTGCTTTAAAAGATACGCGTTTATTAACAGAAAGAAAAAACGAAGATATCTTTGAAAAGACGTTAGAAGCTAAAGCTCAGCAGGTACCGGATACCTATGCTCAGCCTTGGCAGCAATATCAGCAGCTGAAGCAGAAAATAAATGCGTTGGTACAGCATGCAGATCAGATCAAGGATAAACTTAAAAAAGAATCCGAATTTGTAGAAAAAGATCCTAAAACAGGAAAGTTGATTGATGTAAGTGAAAATTTCTCAGCACTGAACAACAATGAAGCAACTACAACCTATTTCTTTAAAGATGGAGATGAAAACTCTGCATCAAAAGGAGCTATGGAACTGAAAGCGAAAATTGATGATGTCAGAAACTATATCAATGCTACTTTCGGAGGAAATTCTCAGTTAAAAGATTTAATTGAAAGAGCTAACAAATCATTAATCGCAGAATATCCTAAAGGACAGTCACCAAACAATAAAACATGGTTACAGAATAAATTCTATCACCAGCCTCTTATTGCAGCATTGTCTAATCTTGAGATTATTCAGAATGATGCGAGAAATGTACAGTCTGATGCATTAGCATTATTATTACAGGAAAAAGTGGATGCAAGCATCAAGTTTACAAGCTATGAAGCAATCGTTTCTGCTCCTGTAGATGTTGTTGCAGGTAAGCCTGCCGAAGCAGTGGTAATGTTAGGTAATTATTCTAACAGTAACAAAATTAACATTTCCGGAGTTGGAAGACAGGAAAATGGTAAAGGATATGCTACACTAAATACCAGCGGAATCGGGCCACACACATTAAGTGGAAATATTACTTTAACGGATGCTACCGGAAAAGCACAAAGCTTCCCGTTCACGCATACATATAATGTAATTGCTGGTCCTCAGGAAGTGAAACTTCAGAAAGGTTTATTGCTTTCAGCTGATAAAATGAATGTAATGTACAGAAACCTTGATAACCCTGTTTCAGGTTCAATCTTAGGTGCCGATAATGCTAAGTTATCCTTATCTGCTCCTGGAGCTACTGTTAAGAGTACAGGTCCAGGTAAATGGGATGTTAGACCAGGTGCAGGAAATATTCTGAAAATAACATTATCTGGAACAGATCCTTACGGAAAATCAATTTCTCAGGTTTTTGAATACAGAATTAAAAATGTACCTCCTCCACAAGGACAGATCAGAGGGAAGAATATGTTGACATTACCAGCATCTTCAGTTGAAAATCAACAGCTTCAGGCAGTTATTCCTGACTTTGACTTCCCGGTATCCTTCAACGTGACTTCGTTCATGGTAAGAGTGCCTGGTAGAGCTTCAATGCAGGTTCAAGGGAATTCTCTACAAGGAGCAGCAGGAATGTTTAGAAATCTAAGACCTGGAGACGGAGTATATATCTTTGATATTAAAGCAACAGCTACTGGATTAGGAAATACTATTATTCCAAATATTTCACCTGTATTAATTAATGTTCAATAA